Proteins from a single region of Streptomyces sp. HUAS 15-9:
- a CDS encoding GntP family permease → MTRLSVEMLAADTVEPITSAGHAQLGIAVLAGIAVIVLLITKFKLHAFLALTIGSLALGAFAGAPLDKAIVSFTTGLGTTVAGVGVLIALGAILGKLLADSGGADQIVDTILARAGGRAMPWAMVLIASVVGLPLFFEVGIVLLIPVVLMVAKRGNYSLMRIGVPALAGLSVMHGLVPPHPGPLVAIDAVKANLGVTLALGVLVAIPTVIIAGPLFSKVAARWVDVPAPERMIPQRPSEELEKRPGFGVTLGTILLPVVLMLAKALVDIVVDDPAHLVQRVFDVIGSPLIALLTAVIVGMFTLGRPAGFSKDRISRTVEKGLAPIAGILLIVGAGGGFKQTLIDSGVGQMILDISRDWSIPALLLAWLIAVAIRLATGSATVATVSAAGLVAPLAADMSTTHAALLVLAIGAGSLFLSHVNDAGFWLVKEYFGLSVGQNLKTWSVMECIISVVAGGLVLLLSLVI, encoded by the coding sequence GTGACCAGACTCAGCGTCGAGATGCTGGCAGCGGACACCGTCGAGCCGATCACCTCGGCCGGCCATGCCCAGCTGGGCATCGCCGTGCTGGCCGGTATCGCCGTCATCGTCCTGCTCATCACCAAGTTCAAGCTCCATGCCTTCCTGGCGCTGACCATCGGGTCGCTCGCGCTGGGCGCGTTCGCCGGGGCGCCGCTCGACAAGGCGATCGTCAGTTTCACCACCGGGCTCGGCACCACGGTCGCCGGCGTCGGTGTGCTCATCGCGCTGGGCGCGATCCTCGGCAAACTGCTCGCCGACTCGGGCGGCGCGGACCAGATCGTCGACACGATCCTCGCCAGGGCGGGCGGCCGGGCGATGCCGTGGGCGATGGTGCTGATCGCCTCAGTGGTCGGTCTGCCGCTGTTCTTCGAGGTCGGCATCGTGCTGCTGATCCCGGTGGTCCTGATGGTCGCCAAGCGCGGCAACTACTCCCTTATGCGCATCGGCGTCCCGGCGCTCGCGGGCCTGTCCGTGATGCACGGTCTGGTGCCGCCGCACCCCGGGCCGCTGGTCGCGATCGACGCGGTCAAGGCCAACCTGGGTGTCACGCTCGCGCTCGGCGTCCTGGTCGCGATACCCACGGTGATCATCGCCGGTCCGCTGTTCTCCAAGGTCGCTGCCCGCTGGGTGGACGTGCCGGCTCCGGAGCGCATGATCCCGCAGCGCCCCTCCGAGGAACTGGAGAAGCGCCCCGGCTTCGGCGTCACCCTCGGCACGATCTTGCTGCCGGTCGTCCTGATGCTGGCCAAGGCACTGGTGGACATCGTCGTCGACGATCCGGCGCACCTGGTGCAGCGCGTCTTCGACGTCATCGGCTCTCCGCTGATCGCCCTGCTCACGGCGGTGATCGTCGGCATGTTCACGTTGGGCAGGCCGGCCGGCTTCAGCAAGGACCGGATCTCGCGGACGGTCGAGAAGGGTCTCGCTCCCATCGCGGGCATCCTGCTCATCGTCGGCGCGGGCGGCGGCTTCAAGCAGACGCTGATCGACAGCGGTGTCGGTCAGATGATCCTGGACATCTCCAGGGACTGGTCGATACCGGCCCTGCTGCTGGCCTGGCTGATCGCGGTGGCGATCCGGCTGGCGACGGGTTCGGCCACGGTGGCGACCGTCTCGGCGGCGGGCCTGGTGGCCCCGCTGGCCGCCGACATGTCGACGACCCACGCGGCCCTGCTGGTCCTGGCCATCGGCGCCGGATCGCTCTTCCTCAGCCATGTCAACGACGCCGGATTCTGGCTGGTGAAGGAGTACTTCGGCCTCAGCGTCGGCCAGAACCTGAAGACCTGGTCGGTCATGGAGTGCATCATCTCGGTGGTCGCGGGCGGCCTGGTCCTCCTGCTGTCCCTGGTGATCTAG
- a CDS encoding FadR/GntR family transcriptional regulator — protein sequence MSTPGRGLHGHVLDSLGPAITAGEYPPGSVLRTDEMAQQFEVSRSVMREAVRVLESMHLVESRRRVGVTVRPKAEWNVYDPQVIRWRLEGADRPHQLRSLTVLRSAVEPVAAGLAAKNATAEQCAQLTECALGMVANSRGHRLAGYLVHDIAFHRVILAASGNEMFARLGDVVAEVLTGRTHHEIMFEDPDPAAVTLHVQVAEAVRAGDAARAEQLTREITTGALQELDILAP from the coding sequence ATGAGCACACCGGGCCGGGGTCTGCACGGCCATGTACTGGACTCCCTCGGCCCCGCCATCACGGCGGGCGAGTACCCGCCGGGCAGCGTTCTGCGCACGGACGAGATGGCGCAGCAGTTCGAGGTGTCACGGTCGGTGATGCGCGAGGCGGTGCGTGTCCTGGAGTCCATGCACCTGGTCGAGTCCCGCCGCCGGGTGGGCGTGACGGTCCGCCCCAAGGCCGAGTGGAACGTCTACGACCCGCAGGTGATCCGCTGGCGTCTGGAGGGCGCCGACCGCCCGCACCAACTGCGCTCGCTGACGGTGCTGCGCTCGGCGGTCGAACCGGTCGCGGCGGGCCTCGCGGCGAAGAACGCGACGGCGGAGCAGTGCGCCCAGCTCACCGAGTGCGCGCTCGGCATGGTGGCCAACTCACGCGGCCACCGGCTCGCGGGCTACCTCGTCCACGACATCGCCTTCCACCGCGTCATCCTCGCCGCCTCCGGCAACGAGATGTTCGCCCGCCTCGGGGATGTCGTCGCCGAGGTCCTCACGGGCCGTACCCACCACGAGATCATGTTCGAGGACCCCGACCCGGCCGCCGTCACCCTGCACGTCCAGGTCGCGGAGGCGGTACGCGCGGGCGACGCGGCCCGCGCCGAGCAACTGACCCGGGAGATCACCACGGGCGCCCTCCAGGAACTGGACATCCTGGCGCCGTAG
- a CDS encoding M1 family metallopeptidase encodes MAVQQSVGRDPYFPDNGDPRYRVHRYELTLDYRPGPNRLAGTARINAIAGRSTLAEFQLNLADFKIGRVRVDGRQPHYTHRGGRLRIRPVKPLRAGAAFTVEVHWSGNPRPVPSPWGGIGWEELDDGALVASQPIGAPSWYPCNDRPADKASYLISVTTPSAYSVVAGGRLLTRTTKASTTTWVYEQSAPTSSYLVGLAIGKYQTVLLGDPGPGGVPQHGHIPAQLLPEFSRDFARQPAMMELFQELFGPYPFDEYAVAVTEEELDVPVEAQGLSLFGANHVDGARGSERLVAHELAHQWFGNCLSIADWRHIWLNEGFAKYAEWLWSERSGGRSTQQLAATAHRLLSTLPQDLRLADPGRKSMFDDRLYERGGLAIHAVRCALGDDAFFLMLRSWVRLHRNGVVSTPMFSAHVARFADDPLDGLFEAWLHRGALPPLPTLTAQRGTADSA; translated from the coding sequence GTGGCAGTTCAGCAGTCAGTGGGCCGGGACCCGTACTTCCCGGACAACGGTGACCCCCGCTACCGGGTGCACCGCTACGAACTCACGCTGGACTACCGTCCCGGCCCCAACCGGCTGGCCGGCACGGCCCGGATCAACGCCATCGCGGGGCGCTCGACGCTCGCCGAATTCCAGCTGAACCTGGCCGACTTCAAGATCGGCCGGGTGCGGGTGGACGGCCGGCAGCCGCACTACACGCACCGCGGCGGCCGGCTGCGGATCCGTCCGGTGAAGCCACTGCGGGCCGGGGCCGCCTTCACCGTCGAGGTGCACTGGTCGGGCAACCCCAGGCCGGTGCCCAGCCCCTGGGGCGGGATCGGCTGGGAGGAGCTGGACGACGGGGCGCTGGTGGCGAGCCAGCCGATCGGGGCGCCGTCCTGGTACCCGTGCAACGACCGGCCCGCCGACAAGGCGTCCTACCTCATCTCGGTGACCACGCCGTCGGCGTACTCGGTGGTCGCGGGCGGGCGTCTGCTGACCCGTACGACGAAGGCCTCGACGACCACCTGGGTGTACGAGCAGTCGGCGCCCACGTCGAGCTATCTGGTCGGGCTGGCGATCGGCAAGTACCAGACGGTGCTGCTGGGCGACCCGGGGCCGGGCGGGGTGCCGCAGCACGGGCACATCCCGGCACAGCTGCTCCCGGAGTTCTCCCGGGACTTCGCGCGGCAGCCCGCGATGATGGAGCTGTTCCAGGAGCTGTTCGGGCCGTACCCGTTCGACGAGTACGCGGTCGCGGTGACCGAGGAGGAGCTCGATGTGCCGGTCGAGGCACAGGGGTTGTCGTTGTTCGGCGCCAACCACGTGGACGGAGCGCGGGGTTCGGAGCGGCTGGTCGCGCACGAGCTGGCGCACCAGTGGTTCGGCAACTGTCTGTCCATCGCCGACTGGCGGCACATCTGGCTGAACGAGGGCTTCGCCAAGTACGCGGAATGGCTGTGGTCGGAGCGTTCGGGCGGCCGCAGTACACAGCAACTCGCCGCGACCGCCCACCGGTTGCTGTCCACGCTGCCGCAGGACCTTCGGCTGGCCGACCCGGGCCGCAAGTCGATGTTCGACGACCGGCTCTACGAGCGCGGCGGCCTGGCGATCCACGCGGTGCGCTGCGCGCTGGGCGACGACGCGTTCTTCCTGATGCTGCGCAGCTGGGTACGGCTGCACCGCAACGGGGTGGTGTCCACACCGATGTTCAGCGCACACGTGGCCCGCTTCGCGGACGACCCCCTGGACGGCCTGTTCGAGGCGTGGCTGCACCGGGGGGCGCTGCCACCGCTGCCGACCTTGACCGCACAGCGGGGGACGGCGGACTCGGCCTGA
- a CDS encoding molybdopterin-dependent oxidoreductase, translated as MNTEQPEERPRRPERRASEEGRPIGRRVLLGTIGLGALGVVTAPTLQRGMEAFLGTVSGKDPTGLTGLLPNGGGFRYYSVAASVPHKDPGNYRLTVDGLVDRPRAYTLADLRALPQTRLVKDVQCVTGWRVPGTPFEGVRLSDLLDAAGVRGSARAIRFTCFDGVYSESLTLEQARRADVLVALRMQDKDIGHDHGGPVRLYVAPMYFYKSAKWLSGITVTDHVQTGYWERLGYDVDAWVGRSNGRTDEPTS; from the coding sequence GTGAACACCGAACAACCCGAGGAGCGGCCGCGGCGACCGGAGCGGCGGGCGTCCGAAGAGGGCCGGCCGATAGGCCGCCGTGTGCTGCTCGGCACCATCGGCCTGGGCGCACTCGGCGTCGTCACCGCCCCCACCCTGCAGCGCGGCATGGAGGCATTTCTCGGCACCGTGTCCGGCAAGGACCCGACGGGTCTGACGGGCCTGCTGCCGAACGGCGGCGGGTTCCGCTACTACTCCGTCGCCGCGTCCGTGCCGCACAAGGACCCCGGGAACTACCGGCTCACGGTCGACGGACTCGTGGACCGTCCCCGCGCCTACACCCTCGCCGACCTGCGCGCCCTGCCCCAGACCCGGCTGGTCAAGGACGTCCAGTGCGTCACCGGCTGGCGGGTCCCGGGCACCCCCTTCGAGGGTGTACGGCTCTCGGACCTGCTGGACGCGGCGGGCGTGCGCGGCAGCGCCAGGGCGATCCGCTTCACCTGCTTCGACGGCGTCTACAGCGAGAGCCTCACCCTGGAGCAGGCCCGCCGCGCCGATGTCCTGGTCGCCCTGCGCATGCAGGACAAGGACATCGGCCACGACCACGGCGGACCCGTCCGCCTCTACGTGGCCCCCATGTACTTCTACAAGTCCGCCAAGTGGCTTTCCGGCATCACCGTCACGGACCATGTCCAGACGGGCTACTGGGAGAGACTCGGCTACGACGTCGACGCCTGGGTGGGCCGCTCGAACGGACGGACCGATGAGCCTACGAGCTGA
- a CDS encoding Pls/PosA family non-ribosomal peptide synthetase has translation MAAIQEGSALGLLDEEIREQFGDTARFSAGAAASPRTLVDVFDASVRSYPDEPALDDGTTQLTYRALAVEVERLRLRLAEAGVGLGDRVGVRVPSGTNELYVAVLAVLAAGAAYVPVDAEDPDERAELVFGEARVRAVIGAGHRITVGGSSEVPAARPGIEHDAWIIFTSGSTGKPKGVAVTHRSATAFVDAEAALFLVEEPIGPGDRVMAGLSVAFDASCEEMWLAWRYGACLVPVPRSQVRSGADLGPWLVEQEITVVSTVPTLAALWEPETLNDVRLLIFGGEACPPELVQRLVTEGREVWNTYGPTEATVVACAALMTGEEPVRIGLPLGGWELAVVDEAGEPVPMGGSGQLVIGGVGLARYLDAEKDAEKYAPLESLGWERAYRSGDLVKADPEGLIFLGRADEQIKLGGRRIELGEVDAALQALPGVAGAAAAVRTARGGNQLLVGYVVIQDGWDHAAAVEKLRAELPAALVPLLAPVDELPTRTSGKVDRAALPWPLDGLETGGKTEQLYGTEAWLAEQWTEVLGIPVTSASDDFFAIGGGSLAAAQLTTRLRTRYPSAAVLDVYQQPTLRKLARRLEASAHDDGARRTVAPVPVRAQIIQLLLLVPLYTLLGLRWTVALAALGNLLPGYSWLPTAPWWLIAAGAVLLFSPPGRIALAAGGARLLLRGVRPGRYPRGGSAHLRLWTAERLAEFTGATTLTGSWLERYARALGAKVGQDVDLHSLPPVTGMLKLGRGAAVESEVDLSGYWLDGDRLEVGPVKVGAHAVVGTRSMLFPGARVGKRAEVAPGSAVTGQIPTGQRWAGAPAVKLGKAKRSWPKERPQRGTYWRVMYGVTGVALSALPVSAAVAAVLVAGVFVTPGAGLGEALRGAALALVPATLAFGLAYALKILIAVRLLSVGLREGTHPTHSRIGWQAWTVTQLMDRSRETLFPLYAGLVTPVWLRLLGMRIGRGAEVSTVLALPSLTTVGDGAFLADDTLTAPYELGGGWVRIGRAEIGRRAFLGNSGMTAPGRSVPDGGLVGVLSATPKKAKKGTSYLGLPPVKLPRSASDGDQSRTYEPPARLLWARGLVELCRIVPVFCSAALAVLTVAALCALGAWAPLLSGLVLLAAGATAAVVSIVAKWLLVGRHRSGEHPLWSSFVWRNELADTFVEVVAVPWLAGSVPGTPLMTAWLRGLGARVGRGVWVESYWLPETDLVTLEDAATVNRGCVLQTHLFHDRILRTDTVVLREGATLGPGGIVLPGSTVGARTTLGPASLVMAAESVPDDTRWLGNPIEAWRP, from the coding sequence ATGGCAGCCATACAAGAGGGCAGCGCCCTCGGCCTGCTCGACGAGGAAATCCGCGAGCAGTTCGGCGACACGGCACGCTTCTCCGCGGGAGCGGCCGCCTCGCCGCGCACGCTCGTCGACGTGTTCGACGCATCCGTACGGTCGTACCCGGACGAGCCGGCCCTGGACGACGGGACGACGCAGCTCACCTACCGGGCGCTGGCCGTCGAGGTGGAGCGACTGCGGCTGCGGCTCGCGGAGGCGGGCGTCGGGCTCGGGGACCGGGTGGGCGTGCGGGTGCCGTCCGGGACCAATGAGCTGTACGTCGCCGTCCTGGCCGTGCTCGCGGCCGGTGCCGCCTACGTTCCCGTCGACGCCGAGGACCCCGACGAGCGGGCCGAGCTGGTGTTCGGAGAGGCGCGGGTGCGGGCCGTGATCGGGGCCGGGCACCGGATCACCGTGGGCGGGTCGTCGGAGGTCCCGGCCGCCCGCCCCGGCATCGAGCACGACGCGTGGATCATTTTCACCTCCGGGTCCACCGGCAAGCCCAAGGGCGTCGCCGTCACGCACCGCAGTGCCACCGCTTTCGTGGACGCCGAGGCGGCCCTGTTCCTCGTCGAGGAGCCCATCGGGCCCGGGGACCGGGTCATGGCGGGGCTGTCGGTCGCCTTCGACGCGTCCTGCGAGGAGATGTGGCTGGCCTGGCGGTACGGCGCCTGTCTGGTGCCCGTGCCCCGCTCGCAGGTCAGGAGTGGCGCCGACCTCGGTCCCTGGCTGGTCGAGCAGGAGATCACCGTCGTGTCCACGGTGCCGACGCTGGCCGCGCTGTGGGAGCCGGAGACCCTCAACGACGTGCGCCTGCTGATCTTCGGCGGTGAGGCCTGCCCGCCCGAGCTGGTGCAGCGGCTGGTCACGGAGGGGCGCGAGGTGTGGAACACCTACGGGCCCACCGAGGCGACCGTCGTGGCGTGCGCGGCGCTGATGACCGGCGAGGAGCCGGTGCGGATCGGGCTGCCGCTGGGCGGCTGGGAGCTGGCCGTCGTCGACGAGGCCGGGGAGCCCGTGCCCATGGGCGGCAGTGGGCAGCTGGTCATCGGCGGGGTGGGGCTCGCGCGGTACCTCGACGCCGAGAAGGACGCGGAGAAGTACGCGCCGCTCGAGTCGCTGGGCTGGGAGCGCGCGTACCGCAGCGGTGACCTGGTCAAGGCCGATCCCGAGGGGCTGATCTTCCTGGGGCGGGCCGACGAGCAGATCAAGCTCGGCGGGCGCCGGATCGAGCTCGGTGAGGTGGACGCCGCGCTGCAGGCGCTCCCGGGTGTCGCGGGTGCCGCGGCCGCCGTGCGCACCGCCCGCGGCGGCAACCAGCTCCTCGTCGGCTATGTCGTCATCCAGGACGGCTGGGACCACGCGGCCGCCGTCGAGAAGCTCCGGGCCGAGCTGCCCGCCGCCCTGGTCCCGCTGCTGGCCCCGGTCGACGAACTGCCGACCCGGACGTCCGGGAAGGTCGACCGGGCGGCCCTGCCGTGGCCCCTGGATGGCCTGGAGACCGGCGGGAAGACCGAGCAGCTGTACGGCACCGAGGCCTGGCTCGCCGAGCAGTGGACGGAGGTCCTCGGCATCCCGGTGACCAGCGCCTCGGACGACTTCTTCGCGATCGGCGGCGGCAGCCTGGCCGCCGCCCAGCTCACCACCCGGCTGCGCACCCGCTACCCGAGCGCCGCCGTCCTCGACGTCTACCAGCAGCCCACCCTGCGCAAGCTGGCCCGGCGCCTGGAGGCGTCCGCGCACGACGACGGCGCGCGGCGGACGGTCGCGCCGGTCCCGGTGCGCGCCCAGATCATCCAGCTCCTCCTGCTCGTCCCCCTGTACACCCTGCTCGGGCTGCGCTGGACGGTGGCCCTGGCCGCGCTCGGGAACCTGCTGCCCGGCTACTCCTGGCTGCCGACCGCACCCTGGTGGCTGATCGCGGCGGGCGCCGTGCTGCTCTTCAGCCCGCCGGGACGGATCGCGCTCGCCGCGGGCGGGGCGCGGCTGCTGCTGCGGGGTGTGCGGCCCGGCCGGTATCCGCGCGGCGGGAGCGCGCATCTGCGGCTGTGGACGGCCGAGCGGCTGGCCGAGTTCACCGGGGCGACCACGCTGACCGGGTCGTGGCTGGAGCGGTACGCGCGGGCGCTGGGTGCCAAGGTCGGCCAGGACGTGGATCTGCACTCGCTGCCCCCGGTCACCGGCATGCTCAAGCTGGGGCGGGGTGCCGCCGTGGAGTCCGAGGTGGACCTGTCCGGGTACTGGCTGGACGGGGACCGGCTGGAGGTCGGGCCGGTGAAGGTGGGTGCGCACGCCGTCGTCGGGACGCGCAGCATGCTCTTTCCGGGCGCGCGGGTCGGCAAGCGGGCCGAGGTGGCGCCCGGTTCGGCCGTCACCGGGCAGATTCCCACCGGTCAGCGGTGGGCCGGCGCGCCCGCGGTCAAGCTCGGCAAGGCCAAGCGCAGCTGGCCCAAGGAACGGCCGCAGCGGGGCACCTACTGGCGGGTGATGTACGGCGTCACGGGCGTCGCGCTGAGCGCCCTGCCGGTGTCGGCGGCGGTGGCCGCGGTGCTGGTCGCCGGTGTGTTCGTGACGCCCGGGGCCGGACTCGGCGAGGCCCTGCGGGGGGCCGCGCTCGCGCTCGTCCCGGCCACGCTGGCCTTCGGGCTGGCGTACGCGCTGAAGATCCTGATCGCCGTACGGCTGCTCAGTGTGGGTCTGCGCGAGGGAACGCATCCGACGCACAGCCGGATCGGCTGGCAGGCGTGGACGGTCACGCAGCTGATGGACCGGTCCCGGGAGACGCTGTTCCCGCTGTACGCGGGTCTGGTGACGCCGGTGTGGCTGCGGCTGCTGGGGATGCGGATCGGGCGGGGCGCCGAGGTGTCCACCGTGCTGGCCCTGCCGAGCCTGACCACCGTCGGCGACGGGGCCTTCCTGGCGGACGACACGCTGACGGCGCCGTACGAGCTCGGCGGTGGCTGGGTGCGGATCGGGCGTGCGGAGATCGGGCGGCGGGCGTTCCTCGGGAACTCGGGGATGACCGCGCCGGGGCGGAGCGTGCCGGACGGCGGTCTGGTCGGTGTGCTGTCGGCGACTCCGAAGAAGGCCAAGAAGGGCACTTCGTACCTGGGGCTGCCGCCGGTGAAGCTGCCGCGCAGCGCGAGCGACGGCGACCAGAGCCGTACGTACGAGCCGCCGGCCCGGCTGCTGTGGGCGCGCGGGCTGGTGGAGCTCTGCCGGATCGTGCCGGTGTTCTGCTCGGCGGCGCTGGCCGTGCTGACGGTGGCGGCGCTGTGCGCGCTCGGGGCATGGGCCCCGCTGCTGTCGGGTCTCGTACTGCTCGCGGCCGGAGCGACGGCGGCGGTCGTGTCGATCGTGGCGAAGTGGCTGCTGGTGGGGCGGCACCGCAGCGGGGAGCATCCGCTGTGGAGCTCCTTCGTGTGGCGCAACGAGCTGGCGGACACGTTCGTCGAGGTCGTGGCCGTGCCGTGGCTGGCCGGATCCGTGCCGGGCACGCCGCTGATGACGGCATGGCTGCGGGGGCTCGGCGCCCGGGTCGGCAGGGGCGTGTGGGTGGAGAGCTACTGGCTGCCGGAGACGGACCTGGTGACCCTGGAGGACGCCGCCACCGTCAATCGTGGCTGCGTGCTCCAGACACACCTCTTCCACGACCGGATCTTGCGGACGGATACTGTTGTTCTCCGTGAGGGCGCCACGCTGGGCCCTGGCGGGATCGTGCTGCCCGGCAGCACGGTCGGGGCCCGTACGACGCTGGGTCCCGCGTCGCTCGTCATGGCCGCGGAGTCCGTCCCGGACGACACCCGCTGGCTCGGCAATCCGATCGAGGCATGGCGGCCCTGA
- a CDS encoding cytochrome b/b6 domain-containing protein, with protein sequence MSLRAETPAPPDSRVRRFTPAERWIHRTTAALMGIVVLTAACLYIPQLAILVGRRELVVRIHECAGLALPVPVLLGLASRAFRTDLGFLNRFGPHDRLWLRAALVRDKRPSSRPAGKFNAGQKVYAAWIAGATVVMLATGVMMWFTHLTPLIWRTSATFVHDWLALTIGVVLAGHIGMALTDPEARRGLRTGKVSREWAKREHPLWRP encoded by the coding sequence ATGAGCCTACGAGCTGAGACCCCGGCCCCGCCGGACTCCCGCGTCCGCCGCTTCACTCCGGCCGAGCGCTGGATCCACCGCACCACGGCCGCCCTGATGGGCATCGTCGTACTGACCGCGGCCTGCCTCTACATCCCGCAGCTCGCCATCCTGGTCGGCCGCCGCGAACTGGTCGTCCGCATCCACGAGTGCGCGGGCCTGGCCCTGCCCGTACCGGTCCTGCTCGGCCTGGCCTCCCGTGCCTTCCGCACCGACCTGGGCTTCCTCAACCGGTTCGGCCCGCACGACCGGCTCTGGCTGCGGGCGGCCCTGGTCCGCGACAAACGGCCCTCCTCCCGCCCGGCAGGCAAGTTCAACGCCGGGCAGAAGGTCTACGCCGCGTGGATCGCCGGCGCCACGGTGGTGATGCTCGCCACGGGCGTGATGATGTGGTTCACCCATCTCACCCCGCTGATCTGGCGCACCTCGGCGACCTTCGTCCACGACTGGCTGGCCCTCACCATCGGCGTCGTCCTCGCGGGCCACATCGGCATGGCCCTGACCGATCCGGAGGCCCGCCGAGGTCTGCGCACCGGCAAGGTGAGCCGGGAGTGGGCGAAACGGGAGCATCCGCTGTGGCGACCCTGA
- a CDS encoding DMT family transporter — MSVLVLILAVSAACCLGFGFVLQQNAAQQAPLSDFLSPRLLLDLMKVPRWLGGIGLMVAGMILGAVALGKGEISLVEPLLATNLLFAFALSRHQTKHKLSHQGATGLALLAGGVTMFIVAGQPRSGTAEDSPFRHWLIIGITLGSALVLTTYAKRSRLTWAPVLLALAAGLLYGVQDALTRVSGQRFSAGGLADVLTGWQPYGVLVLGVTGLILVQSAFETAPLRMSLPALTAAQPLAGILCGVGFLGDRLRTDTGALAWEAAGLAAVVVGIVLLGLHPAMPRGTAEESTARDLQPH; from the coding sequence GTGTCGGTTCTGGTTCTGATTCTCGCCGTGAGCGCGGCCTGTTGCCTGGGCTTCGGGTTCGTGCTCCAGCAGAACGCCGCCCAGCAGGCACCGCTCAGCGACTTCCTCTCTCCCCGTCTGCTGCTCGACCTGATGAAGGTGCCGCGCTGGCTGGGCGGCATCGGGCTGATGGTGGCCGGCATGATCCTGGGCGCGGTCGCCCTCGGCAAGGGTGAGATCTCACTGGTGGAGCCGCTGCTGGCGACCAACCTCCTGTTCGCCTTCGCCCTGTCCCGGCACCAGACCAAGCACAAGCTGAGCCACCAGGGCGCGACGGGCCTCGCGCTGCTCGCCGGCGGCGTGACGATGTTCATCGTCGCGGGGCAGCCGCGCAGCGGCACCGCCGAGGACAGCCCGTTCCGCCACTGGCTGATCATCGGCATCACGCTGGGCTCGGCACTCGTCCTGACCACCTACGCCAAGCGGTCCCGGCTGACCTGGGCCCCGGTGCTGCTGGCCCTCGCGGCCGGCCTGCTGTACGGCGTGCAGGACGCGCTGACCCGGGTGAGCGGGCAGCGCTTCTCCGCGGGCGGCCTCGCCGACGTGCTCACCGGCTGGCAGCCGTACGGCGTGCTCGTGCTCGGTGTCACCGGGCTGATCCTGGTGCAGAGCGCGTTCGAGACGGCACCGCTGCGCATGTCGCTGCCCGCCCTGACCGCCGCCCAGCCGCTTGCCGGGATCCTGTGCGGAGTGGGCTTCCTCGGCGACCGGCTGCGCACCGACACCGGGGCGCTGGCCTGGGAGGCGGCGGGCCTCGCGGCCGTGGTCGTGGGCATCGTCCTGCTCGGACTGCACCCGGCGATGCCGCGCGGCACGGCGGAGGAGAGCACGGCCCGGGATCTGCAGCCGCACTGA
- a CDS encoding gluconokinase, which yields MRTPHVVVVMGVAGTGKTTIGPLLAARLGVPYAEGDNFHPQANIDKMSAGIPLGDEDRWPWLDAIGAWADGRRGLGGVVSSSALKRSYRDRLRATAPGIVFVHLTGDRKLIEGRMSHRQGHFMPATLLDSQFATLQPLQPDEAGVAVDVSGSPEEITERAAKALDALPDEPR from the coding sequence ATGCGTACCCCGCACGTCGTCGTGGTGATGGGCGTCGCCGGCACGGGCAAGACCACGATCGGTCCCCTGCTCGCCGCCCGGCTCGGCGTCCCGTACGCCGAGGGCGACAACTTCCACCCGCAGGCCAACATCGACAAGATGTCGGCCGGGATCCCGCTCGGCGACGAGGACAGGTGGCCGTGGCTCGACGCCATCGGCGCCTGGGCGGACGGGCGGCGCGGGCTCGGCGGGGTGGTCAGCAGCTCGGCGCTGAAGCGGTCGTACCGCGACCGGCTCAGGGCGACGGCACCCGGCATCGTGTTCGTGCATCTCACGGGCGACCGGAAGCTCATCGAGGGCCGCATGTCCCACCGGCAGGGCCATTTCATGCCGGCCACGCTGCTGGACTCCCAGTTCGCCACGCTCCAGCCGCTCCAGCCGGACGAGGCGGGCGTCGCCGTGGATGTCTCCGGGTCCCCGGAGGAGATCACCGAGCGGGCCGCCAAGGCGCTGGACGCACTTCCCGACGAACCGCGGTAA
- a CDS encoding YchJ family protein: MSRRTARPTKPVSTCPCGLSEPYEKCCGRYHSGGAVAPTAEALMRSRYSAFVKGDRAYLLRTWHPRTRPARLDLDPDMTWTGLEVLGATEGSAFHSSGTVTFRASYRGGSLHERSRFERADGVWVYVDGEFLGE; encoded by the coding sequence GTGTCCCGACGTACCGCCCGCCCCACGAAGCCCGTGTCCACCTGTCCCTGTGGTCTGTCCGAACCGTACGAGAAGTGTTGCGGCCGGTATCACTCCGGTGGGGCGGTCGCGCCGACCGCCGAGGCGCTCATGCGGTCGCGGTACAGCGCCTTCGTGAAGGGGGACCGTGCGTATCTGCTGCGGACTTGGCATCCGCGTACCCGGCCGGCGCGGTTGGATCTCGACCCGGACATGACGTGGACCGGGCTTGAGGTGCTGGGTGCGACGGAGGGGTCGGCCTTTCACAGCAGTGGGACCGTGACCTTCCGGGCGTCCTACCGGGGCGGCTCGCTGCACGAGCGGAGCCGGTTCGAGCGGGCCGACGGGGTGTGGGTGTATGTCGACGGGGAGTTCCTCGGCGAGTAG